One part of the Polycyclovorans algicola TG408 genome encodes these proteins:
- a CDS encoding DUF2461 domain-containing protein, which yields MTYFTPKTLRFLADLAANNRRDWFEAHRAAYERDVRTPALRLITAMETLIREVHPAFMASPKKVGGSLFRIHRDTRFSGDKTPYKTHIGITFFHAATRATARTADTGNAARGRLDAPVFYLHIAPGASFMGGGIWHPQAPALRQIREYLVDNPASWRSVTQGADFTQRYALGGDALVRPPKGFDPQHPLINDLKRKDFIASTDVADEALMRADLPQWLVDRYRPLAPLVDWLCDALTLPTDGD from the coding sequence ATGACCTACTTCACCCCCAAGACGCTGCGTTTTCTGGCCGATTTGGCCGCCAACAATCGTCGCGACTGGTTTGAGGCGCATCGGGCGGCCTATGAGCGTGACGTGCGAACGCCGGCGCTGCGCCTGATCACGGCGATGGAGACGTTGATCCGCGAGGTCCATCCCGCGTTCATGGCCAGCCCGAAGAAGGTCGGCGGTTCATTGTTCCGCATTCACCGCGACACCCGTTTCAGCGGCGACAAGACACCGTACAAGACCCACATCGGCATCACCTTTTTTCACGCAGCAACGCGTGCGACGGCACGCACCGCCGATACCGGCAACGCGGCGCGCGGCCGCCTTGATGCCCCGGTGTTCTACCTGCACATTGCGCCGGGCGCGAGCTTCATGGGCGGTGGCATCTGGCATCCACAGGCACCGGCCTTGCGGCAGATTCGCGAGTATCTGGTTGACAACCCGGCGAGCTGGCGTTCGGTCACCCAAGGTGCGGACTTCACGCAGCGCTACGCCCTCGGCGGCGATGCGCTGGTGCGACCGCCGAAAGGCTTTGATCCGCAGCACCCGCTGATCAACGATCTGAAGCGTAAAGACTTCATCGCCTCGACCGATGTCGCCGACGAAGCGCTGATGCGCGCTGATCTGCCGCAGTGGCTGGTGGACCGCTATCGTCCCTTGGCGCCACTGGTTGATTGGCTGTGTGATGCCTTGACCCTGCCGACCGACGGCGACTGA
- a CDS encoding Lnb N-terminal periplasmic domain-containing protein produces MLLLLALNGVAGAQSSPPAAPQISLLTFQPGEVYWQRYGHNALRVVEARGEAVYNYGIFDFGQKNFALNFARGRMQYRLATEPFDYTLAVYAEQGRWVNEQVLDFSPEQARRVARFLAHNALPENAEYRYDYFTANCSTQVRDVINLGSDGALESALTPVMTPATYRSDAARMMAPLPPMMWLTDVLLGPSTDRPITLWQRSFLPEVLMDGVRQVRLADGRPLVRSEQMRVPGDTSGGVDSAPKLVMPFAVSGLTGAGALLLLAGWGAQTGRGGATAAARLAWTFAFLAVLVSGLVGWVLLLGWTLTDHEVMHGNLSLMAFSPASLLLVPMLIVCACRRAPLRTLGVGLLVLPVATTLVALLGQLLPAAQQHLHWLLFWLPLHLAVLVVLTTLRRPR; encoded by the coding sequence TTGCTCCTGCTGCTGGCACTGAACGGTGTCGCCGGCGCCCAGTCGTCGCCGCCCGCAGCACCGCAAATCAGCCTGCTGACGTTTCAACCCGGCGAGGTGTATTGGCAGCGTTACGGTCACAACGCGCTGCGCGTGGTCGAGGCGCGCGGTGAGGCGGTCTACAACTACGGCATCTTCGACTTTGGCCAGAAGAACTTTGCGCTCAACTTTGCGCGCGGCCGCATGCAATACCGGCTGGCCACCGAACCTTTTGATTACACCCTGGCGGTGTACGCCGAGCAGGGCCGCTGGGTGAACGAGCAGGTGCTCGATTTCTCGCCCGAACAGGCACGCCGGGTGGCACGGTTTCTGGCGCACAACGCCCTGCCGGAAAATGCCGAGTACCGCTACGACTACTTCACCGCCAATTGCAGCACCCAGGTTCGTGACGTGATCAACCTCGGCAGTGATGGCGCGCTCGAATCTGCGCTGACCCCGGTGATGACGCCTGCCACCTACCGCAGCGATGCCGCGCGGATGATGGCGCCGCTGCCCCCCATGATGTGGCTGACCGACGTGCTGCTGGGGCCGTCGACCGACCGACCGATCACGCTTTGGCAACGCAGCTTTCTGCCTGAGGTCTTGATGGACGGCGTGCGCCAGGTGCGCCTTGCCGATGGCCGCCCGCTGGTGCGCAGCGAGCAAATGCGGGTGCCCGGCGATACGTCGGGCGGTGTTGATTCGGCACCGAAGCTGGTGATGCCGTTTGCCGTGAGTGGTCTGACCGGCGCGGGCGCCTTGTTGCTGCTTGCCGGCTGGGGCGCACAAACGGGGCGGGGCGGGGCGACGGCCGCCGCCCGCTTGGCCTGGACTTTCGCGTTTCTTGCCGTGCTGGTCAGTGGACTGGTCGGCTGGGTGCTGCTACTGGGCTGGACGCTGACTGATCACGAGGTGATGCACGGCAACCTCAGCCTGATGGCGTTTTCGCCGGCCTCGCTGTTGCTGGTGCCGATGCTGATCGTCTGTGCCTGTCGCCGGGCCCCGCTGAGGACGCTGGGTGTCGGGCTGCTGGTCTTGCCGGTGGCTACAACGCTGGTGGCGCTGCTCGGCCAGCTACTGCCCGCCGCCCAGCAGCACCTGCACTGGCTGCTGTTTTGGCTGCCGCTACATCTGGCAGTGTTGGTTGTATTGACCACGCTACGGCGCCCGCGATGA
- a CDS encoding transporter associated domain-containing protein, with protein sequence MNDDEPPSTPASDDTPIGRWWRRVTQSFAHAPETREELMAVLIEARDAELMDADALTMFQGVLETADTQVSDIMVPRSQMVVIEADLPMEQLLRLVVESGHSRYPVIGDSRDEVIGVLLAKDLLQYAAIIPDLGPGELALRDILRPAVFVPESKRVNVLLKDFKRGRNHMAIVADEYGGVAGLVTIEDVLEQIVGEIDDEHDEAEGATILRQDERRFQVNALTPIEDFNEYFECELPDDEFDTIGGLVVHHFGHMPRRGETLQLGGFNFNVQRADSRRLHLLQVMRSAS encoded by the coding sequence ATGAACGACGACGAACCTCCCAGTACACCCGCTTCAGACGATACCCCGATAGGCCGCTGGTGGCGCCGCGTGACGCAGTCGTTTGCGCACGCGCCCGAGACCCGTGAAGAGCTGATGGCGGTGCTCATCGAAGCCCGCGACGCCGAGCTGATGGACGCCGACGCCCTGACCATGTTTCAGGGCGTGCTTGAAACCGCCGACACGCAAGTCAGCGACATCATGGTGCCGCGCTCGCAGATGGTGGTGATCGAGGCCGACCTGCCCATGGAACAACTGCTGCGGTTGGTGGTGGAGTCGGGCCACTCGCGCTATCCGGTGATCGGCGACTCCCGCGATGAAGTGATCGGCGTGCTACTGGCCAAGGACCTGCTGCAGTACGCGGCCATCATTCCTGACCTGGGACCGGGCGAACTGGCACTGCGCGACATCCTGCGGCCCGCAGTGTTTGTGCCCGAGTCGAAGCGCGTCAATGTGCTGCTCAAGGACTTCAAGCGCGGTCGCAACCACATGGCCATCGTCGCCGACGAGTACGGCGGCGTCGCCGGGCTGGTCACCATCGAGGACGTGTTGGAGCAGATCGTCGGTGAGATCGACGACGAACACGACGAAGCCGAGGGCGCCACCATCCTGCGTCAGGACGAGCGGCGCTTTCAGGTCAATGCTTTGACGCCGATCGAAGACTTCAACGAGTACTTCGAGTGCGAACTGCCTGACGACGAGTTCGACACCATCGGTGGGCTGGTGGTGCATCACTTTGGGCACATGCCGCGACGCGGTGAGACGCTGCAACTCGGCGGCTTCAATTTCAACGTGCAGCGTGCCGATTCGCGGCGCCTACACCTGCTGCAAGTGATGCGGTCGGCAAGCTGA
- the ybeY gene encoding rRNA maturation RNase YbeY, with protein sequence MARIPNVPSVKITVQRTVPARGIPSADSLRGFARAALQPGASGELTIRIADPLESRELNRSYRGKDKPTNVLSFGYDVPDMLGDLLICADVVAQEAAEQGKMPRAHWAHMVVHGCLHLQGFDHECEPEAAHMEATETAILAALGFRNPY encoded by the coding sequence ATGGCGCGCATCCCTAATGTCCCGAGCGTCAAGATCACCGTGCAACGGACGGTTCCGGCGCGCGGCATCCCCAGTGCCGACAGCCTGCGCGGATTTGCCCGCGCCGCCTTGCAGCCCGGTGCAAGCGGTGAATTGACGATTCGTATTGCCGACCCCCTTGAATCGCGCGAGCTGAATCGCAGTTATCGCGGCAAGGACAAACCGACCAATGTGCTGTCGTTTGGCTACGATGTGCCGGACATGCTCGGCGACCTGCTGATTTGCGCTGACGTGGTGGCGCAGGAAGCCGCCGAGCAGGGCAAAATGCCTCGCGCTCACTGGGCGCACATGGTGGTTCACGGCTGCTTGCATTTGCAGGGCTTTGATCACGAATGTGAGCCGGAAGCGGCCCACATGGAAGCGACGGAAACAGCCATCCTGGCTGCTTTGGGGTTTCGCAACCCCTATTGA
- a CDS encoding PhoH family protein, giving the protein MTSPTRPAQARIDVVLAPDDAGRLANLAGPFDAHLRQIELRLGIEIRNRGNLFQLVGTRADAQRGEAVLNSLFNLTLEQPIGTEQVHLALAEHTEPAEAPLASQEETVEGEVIIRTKRGVVRGRSVQQKAYLSAINRHDLNFGVGPAGTGKTYLAVASAVNALERDRVRRIVLVRPAVEAGEKLGFLPGDMADKINPYLRPLYDALYEMMGFEKVARLTEKNVIEVAPLAFMRGRTLNESYVILDEAQNTTLEQMKMFLTRLGFGSVAVVTGDVTQIDLPRHEKSGLKHALNIVANIPGVSVTHFKKEDVVRHPLVQAIVEAYEQFEEQNPDGAHP; this is encoded by the coding sequence ATGACGTCTCCCACACGGCCTGCCCAGGCCCGGATTGATGTGGTGCTGGCGCCGGATGACGCCGGTCGGCTGGCCAACCTCGCCGGGCCGTTCGACGCTCACCTTCGGCAGATCGAGCTGCGGCTGGGCATCGAGATCCGCAATCGCGGCAACCTGTTCCAGTTGGTGGGGACCCGTGCCGATGCGCAGCGTGGCGAAGCGGTGCTCAATAGCCTGTTCAATCTGACCTTAGAGCAGCCCATCGGCACCGAACAGGTGCACCTGGCGCTGGCCGAGCACACCGAACCGGCCGAAGCGCCGCTGGCCTCGCAGGAAGAAACGGTCGAGGGGGAGGTCATCATTCGCACCAAGCGCGGCGTGGTGCGCGGCCGCAGTGTCCAGCAGAAGGCGTATCTCAGTGCCATTAACCGGCACGACCTGAATTTTGGTGTCGGGCCGGCCGGCACCGGCAAGACCTACCTGGCCGTGGCCAGTGCGGTGAACGCGCTCGAGCGCGACCGCGTGCGGCGCATCGTGCTGGTGCGCCCAGCCGTAGAGGCCGGCGAAAAACTCGGGTTTTTGCCCGGCGACATGGCCGACAAAATCAACCCCTACCTGCGGCCGCTCTATGACGCCCTTTACGAGATGATGGGCTTCGAAAAGGTCGCGCGGCTGACCGAGAAGAACGTGATCGAGGTGGCGCCGTTGGCCTTCATGCGCGGCCGCACGCTCAACGAGAGTTACGTGATTCTCGACGAAGCGCAGAACACCACCCTGGAGCAGATGAAGATGTTCCTGACGCGCCTGGGTTTCGGCAGCGTCGCGGTGGTGACCGGCGACGTGACGCAAATCGACCTGCCACGTCATGAGAAGTCGGGCCTCAAGCACGCACTGAACATTGTCGCCAACATTCCCGGTGTCAGCGTCACCCACTTCAAGAAAGAAGACGTGGTGCGCCACCCCCTGGTACAGGCCATCGTCGAGGCCTACGAACAGTTTGAAGAGCAGAACCCGGATGGCGCGCATCCCTAA